In Cucurbita pepo subsp. pepo cultivar mu-cu-16 chromosome LG04, ASM280686v2, whole genome shotgun sequence, the following are encoded in one genomic region:
- the LOC111793735 gene encoding uncharacterized protein LOC111793735 isoform X2, with translation MESQSPITLSQTELQTAIYGECLDSIDPDLFYDDFDSASSTPYVSAHSSPCRGPISGFFYSAPASPMHFAITKNPTNSSSTFMENQSSSFEFDFSARFGSNGGSSSTASMSSADELFHNGKIRPMKLSTHLELPLAPLLDLELGDEEEGDGVVEFVRGRDLRLRDKLQRRRTRSMSPFRNSPIEWTESENGDGISVECSVTEKENSEESEVIEKVVETASNSEASTPSISACSSRSSSAGRSSKRWIFLKDFLYRSKSEGRSNTKFWSNISFTPVKEKKSGGANQSVAKQEFINPLVDRSSVGKKAKGRVGAKKDGGGKPRNGVGKRRVVPPSPHERHYTANRAHSEEMKKKTYLPYRQGLLGCLGFSSKGYGAVSGFAKALNSVSSR, from the coding sequence ATGGAATCCCAATCCCCCATTACACTCTCCCAAACAGAGCTTCAAACCGCCATCTATGGCGAATGTCTCGATTCCATCGACCCCGACCTCTTTTATGATGATTTCGATAGCGCTTCCTCCACTCCTTACGTCAGTGCTCATTCCAGCCCCTGCCGCGGCCCCATTTCCGGCTTCTTTTACAGTGCTCCGGCCAGTCCTATGCACTTTGCCATCACCAAAAACCCTACCAACTCCTCTTCTACTTTCATGGAGAATCAGTCTTCTTCGTTTGAGTTCGATTTCTCCGCTAGGTTTGGGTCTAATGGCGGTTCGAGTTCCACGGCGTCGATGAGCTCCGCCGATGAGTTGTTTCATAACGGGAAGATACGTCCGATGAAGCTTTCGACGCACTTGGAGCTTCCATTGGCGCCGTTGCTGGACTTGGAGcttggagatgaagaagaaggggacGGAGTCGTTGAGTTTGTTCGAGGGAGGGATCTGAGGTTGAGGGATAAACTACAGCGGCGGAGAACTAGATCCATGTCGCCGTTCAGAAACTCGCCGATTGAGTGGACGGAGAGCGAGAATGGAGACGGAATCAGTGTGGAATGCTCTGTGACTGAGAAGGAAAATTCTGAAGAGAGTGAAGTAATCGAGAAGGTTGTAGAAACAGCTTCGAATTCTGAGGCGAGTACTCCTTCGATTTCGGCTTGTTCTTCGAGATCGTCTTCTGCAGGAAGGAGCTCGAAGAGATGGATTTTTCTGAAGGATTTTCTGTACAGAAGTAAAAGCGAAGGAAGAAGCAACACCAAATTTTGGTCTAACATATCGTTCACTCctgtgaaagaaaagaaatcaggAGGGGCAAACCAGAGTGTTGCTAAGCAAGAGTTCATAAATCCATTGGTGGATCGATCTTCAGTGGGGAAGAAAGCAAAAGGAAGAGTTGGGGCGAAGAAAGATGGGGGTGGAAAGCCTAGAAATGGAGTTGGAAAGAGGAGAGTTGTTCCACCATCGCCACATGAGCGTCATTACACGGCTAACAGAGCTCACTCAgaggagatgaagaagaagacataCTTGCCTTACAGGCAAGGATT
- the LOC111793735 gene encoding uncharacterized protein LOC111793735 isoform X1 produces MESQSPITLSQTELQTAIYGECLDSIDPDLFYDDFDSASSTPYVSAHSSPCRGPISGFFYSAPASPMHFAITKNPTNSSSTFMENQSSSFEFDFSARFGSNGGSSSTASMSSADELFHNGKIRPMKLSTHLELPLAPLLDLELGDEEEGDGVVEFVRGRDLRLRDKLQRRRTRSMSPFRNSPIEWTESENGDGISVECSVTEKENSEESEVIEKVVETASNSEASTPSISACSSRSSSAGRSSKRWIFLKDFLYRSKSEGRSNTKFWSNISFTPVKEKKSGGANQSVAKQEFINPLVDRSSVGKKAKGRVGAKKDGGGKPRNGVGKRRVVPPSPHERHYTANRAHSEEMKKKTYLPYRQGLLGCLGFSSKGYGAVSGFAKALNSVSSRNTKQKA; encoded by the coding sequence ATGGAATCCCAATCCCCCATTACACTCTCCCAAACAGAGCTTCAAACCGCCATCTATGGCGAATGTCTCGATTCCATCGACCCCGACCTCTTTTATGATGATTTCGATAGCGCTTCCTCCACTCCTTACGTCAGTGCTCATTCCAGCCCCTGCCGCGGCCCCATTTCCGGCTTCTTTTACAGTGCTCCGGCCAGTCCTATGCACTTTGCCATCACCAAAAACCCTACCAACTCCTCTTCTACTTTCATGGAGAATCAGTCTTCTTCGTTTGAGTTCGATTTCTCCGCTAGGTTTGGGTCTAATGGCGGTTCGAGTTCCACGGCGTCGATGAGCTCCGCCGATGAGTTGTTTCATAACGGGAAGATACGTCCGATGAAGCTTTCGACGCACTTGGAGCTTCCATTGGCGCCGTTGCTGGACTTGGAGcttggagatgaagaagaaggggacGGAGTCGTTGAGTTTGTTCGAGGGAGGGATCTGAGGTTGAGGGATAAACTACAGCGGCGGAGAACTAGATCCATGTCGCCGTTCAGAAACTCGCCGATTGAGTGGACGGAGAGCGAGAATGGAGACGGAATCAGTGTGGAATGCTCTGTGACTGAGAAGGAAAATTCTGAAGAGAGTGAAGTAATCGAGAAGGTTGTAGAAACAGCTTCGAATTCTGAGGCGAGTACTCCTTCGATTTCGGCTTGTTCTTCGAGATCGTCTTCTGCAGGAAGGAGCTCGAAGAGATGGATTTTTCTGAAGGATTTTCTGTACAGAAGTAAAAGCGAAGGAAGAAGCAACACCAAATTTTGGTCTAACATATCGTTCACTCctgtgaaagaaaagaaatcaggAGGGGCAAACCAGAGTGTTGCTAAGCAAGAGTTCATAAATCCATTGGTGGATCGATCTTCAGTGGGGAAGAAAGCAAAAGGAAGAGTTGGGGCGAAGAAAGATGGGGGTGGAAAGCCTAGAAATGGAGTTGGAAAGAGGAGAGTTGTTCCACCATCGCCACATGAGCGTCATTACACGGCTAACAGAGCTCACTCAgaggagatgaagaagaagacataCTTGCCTTACAGGCAAGGATT